GTTCATAGCTATCTTGGGGTGCATGCAGCCTATGGGTCTGGCTTGGGCATGCCTGATACTGTATCTTAGACAGAAAGCAGCCAATGTGGATGCTGTGGGGTTTACTCATTTCTTCTCTGTACAACACTGGCCGCTACATCTTTTCCTTCCAGCTGTGAGGGCCACCACATAGGTGAGTGTGGCCTGAGCCCAGTTCTGAGGACTCTACAGCCTCTCCCTGCTGTCTGGCCACTTACTTCTGAGACTGTCCCACCATTCTCTGGAAGAATGAATGCCCTCGATGGTGTCCCCTTCAAGGTGTCCAAGGGCTTTGTGATGGACACAGAGCCCCACCCCGTGCCTGAGCTCAGTGTCCCGGACTGTAGAGAGCTCCTGCTGGGCACAATGGTAAGTGAGTGTCTAACTTTGCTCTTGGCTCTAAGGCCTGAGGCTGAGCCCCTGGGGCCTGTCTCATGATTGTAAAGGGAAGCTTGGGTTGCTTTCCCAGAGTCTAGGGAGTGTGAAACAAGTCACTAACTTCCATGGAGAAGACTGGTGTCTGGGCTGTGAGGTTGTTTCCCTAGGTCAGCTGGGAGCTGTGTGAGCGACCTGTGTGAAGTGCTTGTCACTGCCAGCATACTCTGGTTCGTCTCCTCATCAGCTGTTAGAGTCCCTCTTGATAAGACTCCATCTCCAGAATCCTCTGTTAAAAGTACAAGCAGCTAGCTGGGtgcacagttttttgtttttttttccattttttattaggtatttagctcatttacatttccaatgctataccaaaagtcccgcatatccacccacccccactcccctgcccacccactccccctttttggccctggtgttcccctgtactggggcatataaagtttgcaagtccaatgggcctctctttccagtgatggccgactaggccatcttttgatatatatgcagctagagtcaagagctccggggtactggttagttcataatgttgttccacctatagggttgcagatccctttagctccttggctactttctctagctcctccattgggagccctatgatccatccattagctgactgtgagcatccacttctgtgtttgctaggccccggcatatgggtgcacagttttaatcccagcactcgggaggcagaggccggtggagcctggtctacagatcaagttccaggacagccagggctacatagagaggccctgccccccccccccccccccaaaaaaaaaggtgTAAGTAGCTCTGCTTGCACATTAGGACGGATTAGTAGTCCACAGACAGAGCACACTGCTGGAGGCCTGAAAGCTTCTTGCGCTCTGCAGGGTGGGTGTcacaggcaacctcaggataAACATGATTTAACTTTCTATGGAAATGAGTTTACTTAAAGATATAGGGGAGAGATATATGTTGCATTCATAATAAAACATAGGGCTGTAACAGTAGCTAAGGTGGAAGAGTTACCCATATTatagcatagatatatcataGGGTAGACacagatattaaaaattaaagttccCAGGAACTTTGGAGCTGGGCTGGAGCTCCTGTGCATGGTAGCACGTGCTATTCAATCCAAGTAtttaggaggccgaggcaggaagagCTGTGTTCCcatacagcctgggctacatagtgagacacatGTCAAAAACAAGACAGTAATAAAAAGGAGTCCAGCTCTTAACAGTTTTGCTCACGAGAAACCCGAGGTCctgagaatgaagatttattCAGTAattgctggtttgtttgttttgttttgttttgttttgtttttgtttttgtttttgtttttgttttgagacagggcttcatgtagcccaggatggtcttAAATCACTCTGAGGCCAAGAagaaccttgaattcctggtttcaaacctctgcttcccaagggctgagCTCACAGGTGTGCACAGCCATGCCCTGTCTGCGTGGTGCCGGGGttggaacccagagctttgtgtgcACTAAGCGAGCACCAAGCCATCGGAACTAAGCCCCCAGGCCCCAAGAACTCTAGTGGAGTGTTTTGAGGTAGCTATTGCTCGGTGACATATTGAATGGtgaatggttttattttattttgtgtgtgtgtgtgtgtgtgtgtgtgtgtgtgttcaattttctgtgcattggtgttctgccagcatggtatgtctgtgtgacagtgtcagataccctggaactggagttacagacagttgtgagctgacatgtgggtgctgggaattaaaccaaagtcctttggaagagcagccagtgttcttcaccactgagccatctccccagccttgagAGGAGGGTTTTTAAATATTGGCATTTTAGCATGATTATTAATTCACTTGATTTGACCTTCTTGCCAGGGTTTATCACTAAATCGTTTTGACATCTGTTGGCCTCAGAAACATCTGTAAGGGAAGATGGAAGTGGGCCCTGAGGATACCTGAAGTTTAGAGCCAGGAAATTTCCCCAACTGACAATTGAACAGGGTCCCCAAGCAAGCACTGAGGGCTGTGGCCCCATGGCCGTGGCTTGCCACAGCTGAGCCTCATGTTGTTCATCTCTCTGCAGTATGACTTCAGCCTGGAAAAGAAGGCTCTCTTTTGGGTGGAAGCAGCCATCCGAGGATCTTGCTCCCATCAGTGCAATGACCTGGGGATTGCATCAGCCCCTCCAGCCTGGTTCTTACTGGCCAGTCCAAAATACAGTCAGGTGCCTGCACCTGCTCAAATCAGAGACCCAGAGGCTGGACTGCAAGAACCtcctgaagaagaggaggaagaggaggaggaggaggaagaagaaacagaagagaagggGGACGAGGAAGACAcctcctctgcctgtgaggagGGCATGGACTCCAGCAGCCCTCAGCCCGGCTCCCCTACAAGCCATCGTCGCTGCTCCCTGGATGTGCTGCGAAACATGAGGTCTGAGCTGGCTGACGCCAGGCGGCGGCTCTCGGAGAGTAGACTAACCGCGTGTCCTCGAGCCCTCCTGCACCGCTTCCGCGGCCATCGCACACTGAGCCTGAGCACCAGCCCGGCTCCAGCCCCTGGCCCAGCACCACAGCTCCCAAATGTCTCGGAGCTGCCTCCACGACCCGCCACCGCCGGCGCCATGCCTCCATTGCGGAACCACAAGCCCACAGTTGCTGTAAGAACTCTCCTCCAAGGCCACAGGCTCCAAGCCAAGGCCTCCAGGTTAAGGGTCCCCAACCTAGGGTCCTTCTTCCATACAGTGCTTTTTTCCCCCCTATAcagtgctttttttgtttgtttgtttgttttttgttttgtttttcgagacaggttttctctgtgtagccctggctggcctggaactcactttgtagaccagactggcctcgaactcagaaatccgcctgcctctgcctcccgagtgctgggattaaaggtgtgcacccccacGCCCGGCTCATACAGTGCTTTGTAACCTTCTCCCACCCGGCCCTGTGGTCCTTCCTGCAGTCTAGTATATTCTACCTGGAGGCTCCCCCTTCTCTTGATTTCACACAGGGGCACACATCACAATAATTAATAACCACAGTTTCAAGTCCCATCTTTCTCTTGCAGTGGAATATGAATTCTTTTAGGTGCGGTTTGGGATAacattcatttttgtttcctgGGCACCTAACAGTAGGCCCTACAGACAGGGGGCGCTCAATGAATGCCAGTTGAAGACTTAGATCTAAAGTTTCCCCCACGGAGAAGGCCTGTAGAAGCTTGGTGGCTCAATCAGAAATAattcagtaactccttccatgggtgttttgttcccaattctaagaagggacaaagtgtctacactttggtcttcgttcttcttgagtttcatgtgttttacaaactgtatcttatatcttgggtattctaagtttctgggctaatatccacttatcagtgagtacatatcatgtgagttcttttgtgattgggttacctcactcaggatgatgccctccaggtccatccatttgtctaggagtgtggctggggagatagctcctCTCACTAAGTCACTGGGTCTGGCAGCCTCAAGGTGGATTCATATCACAAATGTGCACTGTGTGTTGGGTCACTGACTCCTCTGAGCCTGGCTTTcaatcttatgtagcccaggttgacctcaaacttgctatgtaatgGTAGATGAGGATAACCTCGAACTATTTATCCTCTTGCATCTGGGATTACAGTATACACTGCCAAGCTCTGTGTATGAGATGTTAAGGaccgaacccaggaccttgtgcattCTAGGCAAGCATGCTACCAACCGAGCTATGTACTTGGTCTGccttttgtctttcttcctcaTCTGGCCTCTCACTATGCTACCCAAGCTCAACTTGAATTCCAGGAgccaagcaatcctcctgcctcagctcccaagtAGCTATGATTatgggcatgtaccaccacatctaGGCTACCGGTCATATTTCATTTGCAGTGTCGCAAGCCCTAAGTGAAACAGTAGCTTTTGCTGACAGCTTCTGCACACTGGGCCCTTTGCTAATTAATCACCTTGCTCAGGCTCAGATTTATGCCTCCTAACAGTCTGATGAGGTAGTTCCAAGATGGCTCTGTTGGCATCTGAGaaagggaacagagactgagacctGGAGCCTGCAGGACCCAACGCTCTCTGCAGTGTAGAAAGTAGGACACAAAGCCACATCTTAAGATATTCAGCCCAGCTGACTGTGACCTCCTCTGGTTGCTGACATGCCATCCTGTCTGTATTTCAGTCCCTCAGCCCATACACCTGCTTACCACCTCTGAGGGAGACACCCCAGCCCCTCGTCTCCTGTAGACTGCATCCTGATTCAGCACCCGACCTGCTGTCTGCCCTGACCGAAGAGGAGCAAGACCTCATTGGGCCAGTGGTCGCCTTGGGCTATCCCCTGGGAAGGGCCATGGAGGCACTGCAGAAGACAGGGAGGCAGAGCCTGAGCCAGGTGAGTGGGCCCGGGGTTGAGGAGTGCATGCTAGAGTCAGGAAAGGTCAAATGGCTTTTCCCCTCTAACTTGATCAAGGTCttgcttcctctctcccctctcccgtGCCCCCTCTTGCAGTGTTGGGGATCAGCACAGGGCCCTGCACATAGTAGGCGAGCTCTCTCCCACTGATCTAGAGGCCCAGCCCTTGCTTACGTCTCTTTAGTGGTAGAACCTCAACCTGGCACAAATTACCAAGTTAGTGATTGAATTTTTAGGCCTTATTGATCTCTTTTCCACAGGACTTCCCAAGGAATCCCTGTGACCATTTAAGGATCTCCATAGTCAAACCCTTCTCCTAGTCCATGTACCACATACCGGATTCAGAAGCTTTAAGCAGCCAAGAACCTCTCTAGAACTCTCCAATAGGCCAATCTCTATGAGaacgtgtatatgtgtatttgtccATGTATGTGCTAGTGTGAGAGTGTATGCAAATATGTGTAAAGGCCATACAGAAGTAAGTCCACCTAAGGTATCCTCCTCAGATACTATCACATCTTTCTAGATAGTCTCTTACTTCTATGTGATATTTGCTGATTCAGTTAGAACGGTTGCCTCAGTCCAGTGATTGGTGATACTTGCCAACTAACTGCACCACATTTCTTCAGAAAACTAGTCCAGTTAGTTCCAAGAGTATAAGAGCAAAAACTTCAAGGTCACCTGGCCTAGCCTTCACATTGTACAGTCATTTCCACCTCACAGACTAGTCCAGGTTTAAAGGACTAAGACTCTTTGACAAGCTGTCAGCTCTGCCAGGCTGTCCATGTCCTCAGCCGTGAAAGGTGTTGGGGGTAAGTGGCTTTCAGATATGTTGAGAGCCAGGTCTGGGTGTCCCACAGTTCCTCTCTCAGGAGCACCCAGCTCCTTGTGTCTGCAGCTATTCAGCCTCCTGTTCCAGGCAGCCTGCTCTTAGCTGCTGCTTGCTGTGCTGGGACAAACAGACCAGGAGCTCCAAGAGTTGGAAAACCACATGGCTGGCTAGACAATCTGTGCTCCTGCCAGCCCTGAAGGTCAACAGAAACCCGACCTCCTCCTTCCCAGCCACACACATGGCTCTCCTTTGGTGGGCACCTGTCCCTATAAAGCCTGCTTTGATTTGCCCGGCACTGGCGTAGTCTCCCATGTCTGGTTTATCTCCTTCACTAAGCTGTGAGTTCCTTGCCGTTCTTAATTCATTTTATGCACATGGCTCCTTTGCTTCCCCTGCTGGTGCAGTAGGGATTGACTTAACCTCCGCCACTGTGGGACAGAAGTCAGTGGGCATAAAGTCAGAGCAAAGCTGTGTGCACTGCCCTGGGTGGATGGAGCCTAAGAGCCCCAAGGATGGCCCAGGGGAGACAGAGTCTGCAGAGAGGCCTCCTGGGAGGAGAATGAGGCCAGCCTTAGATGGGGAGTTGGACAGAGGCCTTGAGAAAAGAAGGGAGCTGAGGACGTGAGCAGGCCAGGGTATGGTGAAAGGCAGCACATTTGTTTTGGAGGCACGATTTCATGTGGCAggactggctttaaactcactatGCAACTAAGAGTGATCTTTaacttattagtgtgtgtgtgtgtgtgtgtgtgtgtgtgtgtgtgtgtgtggtctagcgtagtatttgtgcatgtgtgtgtgcaaatgcgtGATCGACCAGAGAAAATACCCTGGTCTGTCATTCTGTTCCCTTGAGACAGCTCTCCCACTGCACCCAgggctaggctggcagccaacaAGCCCCaggctttctgcttctgcctcctacagTGCTGAGGTTTTAGGCCCGCATGTGGCAGCATCCAGATTTCTATGTGGGGGCTGGGCACTTGAGCTCGGGCCCTCACATTTATGatgcaagcactcttacccactgagccagctcctcagccttgatcttgaacttcttttttttttttttttttttttttaaagatttatttatttattatatgtaagtacactgtagctgtcttcagacactccagaagaggaagtcagatctcgttacggatggttgtgagccaccatgtggttgctgggatttgaactctggacctttggaagagcagtcgggtgctctaacccactgagccatctcaccagctcgatcttgaacttctgaccctcctgcttccacctccccagtgcaccatcagaacccagttatatgttgctggggactgaacctcaTACAcaataggcaagcactctgccaacttcACTACCTTAAGGCAACACTTAGTTTGTTTCTcgttgtttgtgttttgagttgGGTCTTACCATATTACTGGCTAACCTCAAGCTCCCTATGtaggcaggccagcctggtcctcagGTGATACTACTTACCCTGAAGGCCAAAGAACCCTGTCCCCACAATGAAATCAGGGGGTGATTAGAACAAGTTTTCAGCACCAGGATGTATGCTCTGGAAGAAAcgtcctgcctctctgccccctcccccagctgtgGTGCAGACTGAGGTCTGGTGTGAACTCCACTCACCCTGGGTGACAGGTgtgtctggggtggggtgggggtgcataGAGATGGGCGAGGAGGGTCCTTTTGCACTTAGGTGCTCCTCTGAGAAGGATGGCTAAGCTGGTGGTCGTCCGTGAGGTGGCTGAGGTGAGGAGGTTGAGTTACTTGCTTAAAGCCTGTCCTGGACCCCACATAGGCTCTGTAAACACATGAACAGCTCTTTTCTTGGATTCTATCCCTCAACTTGGGACATTTATTGAGGAGCCTGCTGTCACCCCTCTGCTGGTTCTCAAGGGAAGCCTGTTCCAATTCTGTTGGCTTCCTGTTACCTATGACGGGTTGTTCAGGACACATGATCTTTGTAAGACCCTTGGTTGGCCCCCTAGCTTGACCCTGACACTCCTCTTACTGTCTCTCCGTCTCTGCCCTCTTTGGCCCAGTTTCTCGGCTACCTCAGTGCCTGCGACAGGCTGCTGCGGCAGGGCTACGACGAGGCGCTGGTGGATGAGGCCATGGAGATGTTTCAGTTCTCCGAGCATCAGGTGGGCTGGGCCTCCCACCTGGTCCCCAGGGAATGGGAGCATGGGGTGCAGGGGTGTGGTGGCCCCAGAGCTGCGTGTGGACTGGTCAGAAGGGAACTGGCCTGCTCACACAGGGGAGAAAGTACCGACCTAGAGAAGTGGAGCACAGTCAAAGGTAGGAGTCAGCGAAtgaagaggtggggagggaaCTGGAGGCTGGAGGAGCAGGGGCTTCGCTGTAGTAACTGTGTCAACAAAACACGTATCACTGGATGCCTGCTGGGTTTGAGACTTCCATGTAGGAGCCGTCTGAAGATGCTTGAACTCAGGGAGTTTGCTGCCCTCGGCATCCAGGGAGCTCTAGGCACTCAGAAAGTAACTCGAACCATGACAGCTCCTACTACAGTCATGAGGCGGCAATTCACAGAACTGGGACTTGCAAGAAGGACTGGGTACCAACCAGGAGAGGAAAACTCAGGGGGAGTCTTCAGGAGAGGCTGAGCTGGGTGAGCCCAGCATGCCAGCTCACAGGAGATGCCCCTGTGCATTCTCCTGGAGCTGCTGCCCTAATGCCAATCACAGGGAGCCCAGAGTGAACCACATGAGAGCACTTCAGCAAGGCTGGCACCTTCTTTCCGCACATCcccagagggagaggaagatgacAGGCATTGGCCCAGGGTCAGGCGTCCCTAGGGAAGGGAGCACAGTTTTCTGGGCTGCTTTGAGGGTCAGAAGGCACCAGGGTTGGGGATACTCAGGACTGAGGCAGCCGTGGTGGTAAAGTACCCTTTGTGCCTCCTCTTCAGGCAGGGGAGTTCCTGCGGCTCTGGAAGCAGTTCAGTGACATGGGCTTCCAGCAAGACCGGATCAAGGAGGTGCTGTTGGTCCACGGTAATCGGCGCGAACAGGCTCTGGAGGAGCTGGTGGCCTGTGCCCAGTGACAAGCTGGGACATTGATGCATGGCTGACAGTGAAGGACCAGACCTGCCATCCATCCCAATGGAATCATTAAAAGATAATgccggtggtggtggcacacacctttagtcccagcactagggctgcagaggcaggaggatctctgagttcaaggccatcctggtctacacagtgagttccaggacagccagggttgcatagagaaaccttgctgtaaaaaaacaaaaacagtaattataataaaataaaataaacaaaacctagcaAGATCAAAGCCAGgtgtagtgacacatgcctttaatcccagcactcaggaggcagagaaagacagattctTGAGTTCGAGTCTAGCCTGGAGAACCAGTGCTGCACAGAGAAAACtgatttcagaaaacaaaacaacaacattaacaacaaagCCAATAAGACTCAGAAGGCATCTCGGGCTCACCGAGAAGCACAGAGGAGGCCCAGGCAGCAGTAGATACAAACAGC
This portion of the Mus musculus strain C57BL/6J chromosome 9, GRCm38.p6 C57BL/6J genome encodes:
- the Ubap1l gene encoding ubiquitin-associated protein 1-like isoform X3, which encodes MDSSSPQPGSPTSHRRCSLDVLRNMRSELADARRRLSESRLTACPRALLHRFRGHRTLSLSTSPAPAPGPAPQLPNVSELPPRPATAGAMPPLRNHKPTVASLSPYTCLPPLRETPQPLVSCRLHPDSAPDLLSALTEEEQDLIGPVVALGYPLGRAMEALQKTGRQSLSQFLGYLSACDRLLRQGYDEALVDEAMEMFQFSEHQAGEFLRLWKQFSDMGFQQDRIKEVLLVHGNRREQALEELVACAQ
- the Ubap1l gene encoding ubiquitin-associated protein 1-like isoform X2, with product MNALDGVPFKVSKGFVMDTEPHPVPELSVPDCRELLLGTMYDFSLEKKALFWVEAAIRGSCSHQCNDLGIASAPPAWFLLASPKYSQVPAPAQIRDPEAGLQEPPEEEEEEEEEEEEETEEKGDEEDTSSACEEGMDSSSPQPGSPTSHRRCSLDVLRNMRSELADARRRLSESRLTACPRALLHRFRGHRTLSLSTSPAPAPGPAPQLPNVSELPPRPATAGAMPPLRNHKPTVAVRTLLQGHRLQAKASSPSAHTPAYHL
- the Ubap1l gene encoding ubiquitin-associated protein 1-like isoform 1 (isoform 1 is encoded by transcript variant 1), yielding MNALDGVPFKVSKGFVMDTEPHPVPELSVPDCRELLLGTMYDFSLEKKALFWVEAAIRGSCSHQCNDLGIASAPPAWFLLASPKYSQVPAPAQIRDPEAGLQEPPEEEEEEEEEEEEETEEKGDEEDTSSACEEGMDSSSPQPGSPTSHRRCSLDVLRNMRSELADARRRLSESRLTACPRALLHRFRGHRTLSLSTSPAPAPGPAPQLPNVSELPPRPATAGAMPPLRNHKPTVASLSPYTCLPPLRETPQPLVSCRLHPDSAPDLLSALTEEEQDLIGPVVALGYPLGRAMEALQKTGRQSLSQFLGYLSACDRLLRQGYDEALVDEAMEMFQFSEHQAGEFLRLWKQFSDMGFQQDRIKEVLLVHASEGKTAASCTQPQNP
- the Ubap1l gene encoding ubiquitin-associated protein 1-like isoform 2 (isoform 2 is encoded by transcript variant 2), which produces MNALDGVPFKVSKGFVMDTEPHPVPELSVPDCRELLLGTMYDFSLEKKALFWVEAAIRGSCSHQCNDLGIASAPPAWFLLASPKYSQVPAPAQIRDPEAGLQEPPEEEEEEEEEEEEETEEKGDEEDTSSACEEGMDSSSPQPGSPTSHRRCSLDVLRNMRSELADARRRLSESRLTACPRALLHRFRGHRTLSLSTSPAPAPGPAPQLPNVSELPPRPATAGAMPPLRNHKPTVASLSPYTCLPPLRETPQPLVSCRLHPDSAPDLLSALTEEEQDLIGPVVALGYPLGRAMEALQKTGRQSLSQFLGYLSACDRLLRQGYDEALVDEAMEMFQFSEHQAGEFLRLWKQFSDMGFQQDRIKEVLLVHGNRREQALEELVACAQ